A genomic stretch from Arachis stenosperma cultivar V10309 chromosome 3, arast.V10309.gnm1.PFL2, whole genome shotgun sequence includes:
- the LOC130966461 gene encoding uncharacterized protein LOC130966461, whose protein sequence is MIEKMMKLQEMTNKNHEASIKNLERQIGQISKQMSVERPSSSLPSDTIPNPKEECKAIQLRSGRILMSNHDTTKKQKKSIKEPTEDEEQTKADQAKEQVVVPTKSTEKLKEQENQPHSSKEKTQGRQQIEKSITPPLPYPQRFNKEFLKDLINKKRSWLEKETILLTEECSAVIQRGIPPKLKDPGGFVVSCTIGKTILNKALCDLGASINLMPLSMMRRLDIEELKPTRMSLVMADRSIKTPNGIVENLLVKIGEFIFPADFVVLDTEEEGSDSIILGRPFLYTARAIIDVEKGEMVFRIHNEQMIINVFKSMQNSPEQEDYVKVDMIESLVEEMLEESSQEQEGDQSAIEEQVAEIVISKEKASQ, encoded by the exons ATGatagaaaaaatgatgaaactccAAGAAATGACCAACAAAAACCATGAGGCTTCCATAAAGAATCTGGAAAGGCAGATCGGGCAAATTTCCAAGCAAATGTCTGTGGAGAGACCTTCAAGTTCACTGCCTagtgacacaatcccaaatcccaaGGAGGAATGCAAGGCAATACAATTGAGAAGCGGGAGAATATTGATGAGCAACCATGACActacaaagaaacaaaaaaagagCATCAAAGAACCAACAGAGGATGAGGAGCAAACAAAAGCAGATCAAGCTAAGGAGCAAGTTGTGGTGCCAACCAAAAGCACTGAGAAACTCAAAGAACAGGAGAACCAGCCACATAGCTCAAAGGAAAAGACTCAAGGACGGCAGCAAATCGAAAAGAGCATCACACCTCCACTGCCATATCCTCaaagattcaacaaagag ttcttgaaggaccTTATCAataagaagagaagttggcttGAGAAAGAAACCATATTACTAACCGAAGAATGCAGTGCTGTGATTCAGCGGGGTATTCCTccaaaactcaaggatccgGGGGGCTTTGTAGTGTCATGCACCATTGGAAAAACAATTCTCAACAAAGCCCTCTGTGACCTTGGTGCcagcatcaatttaatgcctCTCTCAATGATGAGAAGACTTGatatagaagaactcaaacccaccaggatgtcTTTAGTTATGGCTGACAGATCCATTAAGACACccaatggaattgtggaaaatctGTTGGTGAAGATTGGGGAATTTATCTTCCCagcagattttgtggttttggATACTGAAGAGGAAGGAAGTGACTCAATCATTTTGGGGAGGCCATTCTTATACACAGCAAGAGCCATCATCGAtgtagaaaaaggagaaatggtCTTCAGGATCCATAATGAACAAATGATCATAaatgttttcaagtcaatgcaaAATAGCCCTGAGCAAGAGGATTATGTAAaagtggatatgatagagagtTTGGTGGAAGAAATGCTGGAAGAAAGTTCTCAAGAACAAGAAGGAGATCAAAgtgcaatagaagaacaagtagcCGAGATTGTCATAAGCAAAGAG aaagcctcccagtga